ccTCCCCAGTAgcttggattacaggtatgcaccaccatgcctggccttagATTATTCTTGTGGCCACATTTGGGATGGATCAGAGAAGACCTGGGAGTTGGTCCCAAAAGGCCAGGTAGGGAAGTGGTAAAGGGTCCTCTTGGAGAAATACAGGTGGTGGGGGGAGGGGCTGGCCTTAAGGAAGATCCATTAGGGATCCAATAGGGATCTGGGGTTTGGGTACAATGGGGAAGGCAGGGAGGCCTGAGGGCAAGCAGAGGAGAAAGATCTCAGGTCTGCAGCTTCAGTTTGCATCACATCAGGTACATCACATCAGGAGGAAGAATCCTAAGCAATCGGCAGCTTGAACCAGATTGGAAGGAAGACCTTGTCTACCTTCACCTCAGATATATACTCTAGTTTGACAAATTAGCACCTGGACTTCAATTCCCACTACGATGGTATACTTAACAACCCCATTAGGGCTTGAGCTCATGGAAGAGTGAAAAATAAGCTAACAGAATTTATTGAGGCCTGAAgccttcaattaaaaaaaactccCGTAAGGGAGGAAGTTCTGCCAAAGGTGCCAACTCAGTAGCAATGTGCTGGTCAGAGATCAGTGAACAGACAGCCCAGGCAGGGCAGCAAAACCTCCTGCCTTTCTGAGACTCATACCCAAGTGTTGGGGCTGGAGGGTCACCATGACTAGAGGACTGCACTTCCCTCTAGCCAGGCAGTCATTCTTGGGCAGGGGTCTCAGTGGTGAGGACCCCTTCACTGAGACTCTCACAGTCCCATTCCAAACCACCCCTCTTTAGGCTAGAGTTTGGGCTGAGAAGGAAGAAGTCCAGCTTCAATATGAGGGACACATAGGCTCCTTGTTCCCCAGGAAGTCTGGCAGGCCGAGCTTTTGGTGTCAGGGCTGGGTGCCAGGCAGGGGAGAACCCTCAGGCCTCAGCCTCTTCCTGCCCAGTGATGTAGGAGTGCCGCCAAGAGCTGGGGGTGGAGCTGGCCAGTTTTTCAGAGTTCATTGCAGGGACTAAGGACAGAGTTGGGGGGGTGGGTAGCAGTTAAGACCAAGAAAAGACAAGAAGCTGTCTCTGTCTCCAGCCTTGTGAAAGGAGAAATGAAGCAACAAAGAAAAACCTTGGCTTTTCTGTCTGGGCCACAGTTCGGGTGTCCTGGCTGGAGGCCTGTCCCTCCCCTGTGGGCCCAGCAGGGGGCACTACAGCTCCTCTGAGGCCCAACCCCTCAGGCCTACAGCTGGGTCCTGCTCATCCCTCCAGACCCATACTTCCTATCTTCTACCATGCCAAGGCATTAAGCTGTCGCCTGAGGACACAGGGAGgcacagagaggaaaaaaaaatatattttttaatttaatcagaGAGCCTCTGAAGGCACCTGGTTTCTGTTGAGTATATAAAAAAAAGGCAGTAAAATAGCATCTAATATAGTGTGCATGATGGGTAGGGGTGGGTGAAGGGCAGGGGAAAGGGGCAGGGAGAAAGGGGAGGAAGCACgtgggaagaaaggagggaggggaaaTACCAGATCAGACCATACAACGGTCAGTCCTGGCCCCCCAGCCACCCCTGGTGTAGGCAGATAGAAACAAAACACTTATACACGCTCTCTGAGCCCAGGAGCCTCACCTGCCTTGCAGGGACCAGTCAGCCATCAGTCAGAGGCCATTCCCCTCCTGTCTGACCCTCAAGCCCAGTGTTCTCAGTGTCCTCAGTGTCCATCAGAGGCTTCCTCCCCAGGGCCTGGACATCTAGGCCCCACACAGGGCATAAGAAAGCAGAAGTTGGCTTTAAAAGAAGAGAAAACCTTCAGACTACCCTGCTCATCCTTGGCAAAAGGGGCAGGAGGCAGGCCAGCAGTGCAGTCCTTCTGTCCATCCATGGTTACACAATTGCCCGAAGCAGGAAGGAGAGGACAGCCCCCAGCGCCAGGCCCAGACTCAAAAAGAAGGTCATGATGGCTCCCGCAGTCTCCGCCTCAGCTGGCTTTACTTTCctaaaggagggaaggaagacgACCCAGGGCTGACTGCCCAGCCCGGCCCCAGCCACAGTCCCCAGTATCTGGGGTAGGGAGACCAATCTGTCCTCCTTTCCTAACCCCAACCTATTTCTGCCTCTTTGAGGACTGTGTACTGGGGGGGTGTTTTCCATGCTGCCCCAACAGGTCCTTCCCACAGCTCCACCTATGCAGCCCGGGCACCCCAGCCTTTACCACGGCTCTCGAGCCCCTCCCCTGCAGCCATCAGCTTCAGCACCAGAAAGTCTCCTTTTGCCCTCTTTCTCTCTACTGAGGGTCCCTGCTTGGAGCTCTAGATCCTGACAAATGCCTGGTCCCACTCACTTGGGCCCGAAGCACATGCAGAGGCTAGCGAGGTAGCCGTTGGAGAAGGCGAAGGCGGCCACGAAGAAGATGTACCAGGCGTCATGCTTGAAGACCACAGCCAAGTAGCGACGGGGATGGACGTTACACAGCAGTAGCAGTGGCACAAACACCAGCCGCGCGACCACCAGGCTCGGCAGCCAGCAGCTGTCCTTCCCAGGCTGCAGGGATAGGGCAGTGCCTCAGCCAGGctgagccctgggttccatttagAGACCCTGGGGACTGGACTGGCCGCTAAGCCTGGTTACCTTTAGGGGGACATTGATCAGGAGCGCCCTGTGGAGTGCTGGGATGTtctacaacttgatttgggtaggtgcacacacacacacacacacacacacacacacacgttaagTTGTACACGTAAGACTTATACACTTAATTATATGTAAATTATGTctggatctttaaaaaaaaaaaaaggccccctTTCTGGGTCTCAGGCTGGACTCCTTTTTCCCACAGGGGACCAATATCCCTTCCTCCACTTACCCACATGAAAACAGCTGTGAGGCTCCGGCCCAACCAGTCAAAGATATTGAAAGTCAAGAAACAGGACACAGGAATGAAGTAATCTCctggaagaggagggggaggagtaagGGAAGAGAAACAGACAAGCAACTCCGGCCCTCACTGGCCCTCGCCTTCCCCAACCATACAGAAAGAAAAGATGCTTCCAGCGCAGGGAAGGACAAATGGACCCAGAAAGGTCTGCCTGGGTAGAAGGCAATCCAGGCTCGCTCAACTTCATTCCCAGTCCTGCCTGAGACCCTATGTGCTGGGAAGCTGCAGTGTCCTTACCCCAGGTGCTGGTGCCTGCGATGCTGGATTTGACCTCAGCAGTCACAGCAGGGAATAACCCAATGGTGACCGTGAAGTTGAAGCAGACAGAGAGGGCCAGGACTGAGATCTAGAGAAAAGGAATAAGATTcagccatctttttctttttttggttttggggattgaacccatggacactctgccactgagctacatcccccaaccctttttatcctttatttttattcggggtcttgctaagtttctgagggtggccttgaacttgtgatcctcctgctttagcctccaaaGTCATTGGGATTGAGTGTGACCCACCACACACCTGGCTTCTCTGGATCCCTGTCTTCATGGTGGTTTGCATTAAAGAACCAAGAAAATACACATGCACATGTGCACATATAAGAAAGAATCCAGGAATGTGACAAGTCTCGGGTCAAAAAGGGAACtagaggaaagggagagggagggagcaaaaagaaagaaaagaggtgaGGGACAGAGGGTAAGATGCCCTGCCCCACATACATTTTTGAGGATGGCTCTAATAGAGGGGTTTCTGCTGGTAGCCTGAGAGTTGGGGGTTGAGACCCCAGACTCTTCTTTGTTCACTCTTGGCTCCTCTCCTGGCAGGTGACAGGTTGTAGAAGAATCTTCGAGTTGTGGGAAGGATGGAGGAAAAGACAGGGTTAGCTACAGTGGACGTAGCTTTACCTGGACCATAGCCGTACCCTAACTCTTAGCTAAGACCTCCCTTCTAAATTCCCAAGGCTTGAGCCCCCCACCCAGGGATTGACCATTCCCAGGGCCTTCAGGTCATGTGACTCCCTACCCCAAATCAGAAACTGCTTCCTAGCGCCTTCAGTCCACATGCCTGGGGCATCAGGGTCATAGGATCTCCCCACATTTTAACATTCCCAGCCCTCATTTCCTACGGTCCCCTACCTCCACCCCTGGTTGCTCTGTCCTCCACTGGCTCATGGCTGCCAGCTAATACAGTGTGTCCATTCTTGTCCCCTCTGCTCATGTTCATGCTGCTCCTGCCTGGCATGCCGCCCTCCCCCGCTGCTTCCTTTGGCTATGAGACCTTTACTGATGAGGTCCAACTTGGTTTCCTGCTCCCCAGGCCCCTCAAGCTTGAGTTGCTGGTAGTAGCGGTAGAACTCCTATCGAGCAAGGGAGACAGGGAGGCAGAGTCAGAGGCACTGCTGGATCTCCTGCCTCCCCCCAGTTTCAGTTCCAGACTCTTGGTCTAGACCCTGAACCTCCCCATCCACCAAACCCCAGATCCCTCCATTTGCTCACCAGCCTGGGCAGACCCAGGTAACAGATGATGGCCAAAATGACAACCACACAGGCTGTGATAAAATAGCCAAAGGCACTTTCTGACAGCTCTGAGCCACCTGGGATAGACAAGGTCTGTGATCAGAGAGAGGCCCCATCCCTTCTCCCCCACACCCCCCCAGGGCAGTAGGCAGGTGAACGTTAGAACTCACTGGCAATGGCGCAGATCATGGCCACTGAGGCGAAGAGGCCTGCCAGGCCCTGGCCACTCATGATGGGGGCTGTGTAGCTGGCGGGCAGGAGGCCAGCCAGACCGAACAGGCTGCCCTGCAGGATGGCGCCAAATGCTGGGGAACAGGATGAGTATCAGCAAGGGATGGTGGGGCTGGCAGTCAAGGGTCCAAAGGAAAATAAGGCCCTGTGATTCCTGCTTACTACcagtgaagctttttttttttagttgaacaaaatacctttgaacacaatacctttattttttaaaatttttatgtggtgctgaggatcgaacccagcgccccacacgtgctaggtgagcctctactgctgagccacaaccccagcccctcccagtGAGGTTTGATGCTGAGCTTCTCTCTGCCTCAcacccagcccagcccaggcaGGTTCAAGCCTTTGAACCCCAACTGCTCATGACATTCGTCCGCTCCCGGCCCAAGCTTACAATTAATCAGTATGATCTTGATCATGGTGAAGACGAAGAAGGGCAGAGCATCCAGCTGCACCTTCACCAGGATGGCAGTGACCAGGAATACCAGCAGGATGGCCACTAGGCTGCCTAGGATCCGTACAGACTGGGGGATCCTGCAGGAGAGGCCCCGGGTAGCAATGAGGGGTGGGCAGGAGGCAGTAATGGCAGCACTGGGGCAGAGGTAGGTACTCACCTCTGATGCAAGAAGGAGTTAAGGCAGGAGaagagcagcagtggcagcatggCACACAAGGTCATGACATTGTTGAAGATGGCACTGAGAGACCTCTGTTCTGGTAAGGGTGCTGTGGGGACAGCTGGGTCCTGTAtgtccttgctcaatacagcagcaTTCAAGGACACATTCTGAGACATGTCCAGGCGGTTTGTGAAATACTGCAAGGGTTGCAGATAAAATGTTGAAACCTCTGTCCCTTCCTATGCCCAAATGCACATACCCAGGCCCTGGAAGCCCAGAGGACATGCCCCCATGGAACCCAGTTCCCCCTGTCTCACCTTAGTGGCTGTCATGAAAAAATTCCAGGGGAGCAGTGTCCCTAAGCCCAGCATGAAGAAGATAAGCCAGACAGCTTTGTATCTGGGATGGGAGGAAAGAGAAGCCAAGTGACCCGCCATCCTACCCACCCTTCCAGGTCAACCTGAGAccccttcctccctgccctcaatCTCTTCAGTTCTCCCAGGGAATATGTGGAATCCAGGGACCCAGGACTGAATGGCATGGCAGATAGGACCTTGGTTCTCAGCCTTCAAACACTCAGGGGATCCTGCAGGCTGGGAACCAGTGTGACCCACATATCCGGAGATGGTTTTGAAAATCCTGCTGAGGGCTGGGGTGGGCGGGTGAGTGAGAAAACAAACAGCAAGGAGTCTTCTGCTCCCACCAGGCTGGCTGTCTGGAAGTGATTGTGCATCTAGGCAGGAACTGTATGGTTCCCCAAAGAGGATTCTGAGGTCAAGAAGCTCCCAGACCATTCTGGATCTAGCAGAACAGGAGGGTGGGGTGCCTGGGAGGCAGGGAAGGAGAGAGctactgctgtttttttttttcccccctggtcCAGACAGAACTGGTTTTATAGGTCATACTACCAAAGGCAGGCCAAGAGGTCTGCAGCCACTGGACGTCATCTAGACAGTCATCTGGGCCCGGTATAAATAAAGGCCACCCGGCTCCAGCCAGGCCAGTATTTAA
This region of Callospermophilus lateralis isolate mCalLat2 chromosome 6, mCalLat2.hap1, whole genome shotgun sequence genomic DNA includes:
- the Slc29a1 gene encoding equilibrative nucleoside transporter 1 isoform X2, coding for MTTTSHQPQDRYKAVWLIFFMLGLGTLLPWNFFMTATKYFTNRLDMSQNVSLNAAVLSKDIQDPAVPTAPLPEQRSLSAIFNNVMTLCAMLPLLLFSCLNSFLHQRIPQSVRILGSLVAILLVFLVTAILVKVQLDALPFFVFTMIKIILINSFGAILQGSLFGLAGLLPASYTAPIMSGQGLAGLFASVAMICAIASGSELSESAFGYFITACVVVILAIICYLGLPRLEFYRYYQQLKLEGPGEQETKLDLISKDSSTTCHLPGEEPRVNKEESGVSTPNSQATSRNPSIRAILKNISVLALSVCFNFTVTIGLFPAVTAEVKSSIAGTSTWGDYFIPVSCFLTFNIFDWLGRSLTAVFMWPGKDSCWLPSLVVARLVFVPLLLLCNVHPRRYLAVVFKHDAWYIFFVAAFAFSNGYLASLCMCFGPKKVKPAEAETAGAIMTFFLSLGLALGAVLSFLLRAIV
- the Slc29a1 gene encoding equilibrative nucleoside transporter 1 isoform X1, with product MPPPKSQQQASEGGSRQPGATENNSTMTTTSHQPQDRYKAVWLIFFMLGLGTLLPWNFFMTATKYFTNRLDMSQNVSLNAAVLSKDIQDPAVPTAPLPEQRSLSAIFNNVMTLCAMLPLLLFSCLNSFLHQRIPQSVRILGSLVAILLVFLVTAILVKVQLDALPFFVFTMIKIILINSFGAILQGSLFGLAGLLPASYTAPIMSGQGLAGLFASVAMICAIASGSELSESAFGYFITACVVVILAIICYLGLPRLEFYRYYQQLKLEGPGEQETKLDLISKDSSTTCHLPGEEPRVNKEESGVSTPNSQATSRNPSIRAILKNISVLALSVCFNFTVTIGLFPAVTAEVKSSIAGTSTWGDYFIPVSCFLTFNIFDWLGRSLTAVFMWPGKDSCWLPSLVVARLVFVPLLLLCNVHPRRYLAVVFKHDAWYIFFVAAFAFSNGYLASLCMCFGPKKVKPAEAETAGAIMTFFLSLGLALGAVLSFLLRAIV